The Vitis vinifera cultivar Pinot Noir 40024 chromosome 16, ASM3070453v1 DNA segment GTTGAATTAGAATCATCACTTAGATCAGCATTTGGTAGTTGGAAAGGCAGAGGAAAGATTCTTTTCATTCCCACCCTCCAATCAGCAACCAAACTAAGGGTAAGCATTCTTTGTGTGTAAGGTTCTTGCAGATGGAAAAAGCCTTGGGAATTTCTTACaccaaaaagtcaaaaagagaAACAAGAGAAATGTTATGGAATTAGAATAAGAAACCAAGTAATGTACAATGCCCAAGCCCAATAGAATAACCATCACAAGCACAAATGACCCAACCCAAAGAAATAATCTCTTTACCAACTCAAACATAATCAATAAGAGGAAGAATAAATTAAACCCCAAAGCCTCAAGAGTTCAGCATGTAAATCTGAGAAACACTCACATTCAAAATTGCATAATCTAAATCTCCGTGTCAAAAAAATGGACCGTCAGTCGAGAAACCATGCCACGAGCAAAAGGAATATAACTTAAACTGTACCTGAAACAGAAAAAAGAAGTGGTGTGAATAACTATCAGATTGCATCACTAGATGTagcaaaaatagaaaagaaaagagtgaaGTAATAATAAATTGACAAATCAGTAATTAAAATGCTGAAAGCCtggaagaattgatgaaaatCTTATGAAAGTGGGTTGAAGTTGAGAAGAAGCAGCTCATGTAAActgcttttcttcatggtgtgGTTGGGTTGGGATTGGTTCTCTTCATTTAAGATGTTCAAAGCAGACTTAGTGAATATGTGTTTCAAAAAGTTGTAACAAAATGTTCTGTTAGAATACTTGAATTACACGCAAAAATTTACACTTGGCTAAAGATCCCGCTGCTTATTAATGAATATGATGAGAAGTTTCTAATTCACTTGCATTGTTGAAAAACTATTCCAAAAAAAGTCCAGAATGATAACATAAACTTCTTTCTGCTAACATTGTTACTTTTCCTCCAACCAGATCCCTTCATGATTCATTTTCTATCCAAATCCTCACAAATATTCATGTGTGCCTAAGTAAATGGTGCAGCAAAAGGCACACCTGAAGAGGAGAGAATAACAAAAAACAAGTTCCCTCTCCTTACTTTGAGCTAAGCCAATCAATAAAGCCTCTCATTGTCAAAAAATGATCATCTATGTATGCTTTGACCCATTTGAAAAAAGTACTCAAAAAAGATGGTTTAATTGTTTGTTAGTACTGTTCCAAATCTTCAAAAGACCTCCTACTTTTTTCCTTCCACATTGTCCAAATAGCGACCATTGAAgcttcctttcatttctttcccacaaaagatCCATGTCAATTCAACAGATTTCCTCTTGTGGCGAAGTGCATCACCCAAGTCACATCAAATAGAGAGAATACCAGCTACCACAGGATATTTGCTTAGGCAATGAAGTAGCAAATGATAAGCCGATTCTTCCTGAACTTTGCACATATAGCATCTGTTCGACATTATACATACCCTCTTTTTAAGCTGATCAATCATCAAAATCCATCTCCATGTTGCTTCCCATGCAGAGAATCCCACCTTCATAGGTACCCAAGAATTCCAAGCTATGTTTTTGGGAAAAGTTATCTTCTTCCTTGGGTTAGGGAGTAGTAGTAGGATTTAATAGAGAATTTGCCACACTTTGGATTCTTCTACCCCATTTTGTCATCCTCCTTTCTCTTGACTGAACTTTTCAGCAGTTTCTATAGAAAGGATGTCATTTCTTCAAGCTCCTAATAGCGAAATTGTCTTATGAAGTTTACTCCGCCTACCTCCTTCCCCAACTTGTTCCTATACCTCTACTATCCATGAATCTTTATCAATGGTTGTAGAGAACAATGTGGGGAAGGACTCTTCCAAAGATAAGTTTCCACACCATCTATCTTCCAAAACATAACTCTTCTTTCATTACCAAGTATGAAATGATACCTACTCATGAAGGCCTCCCAACTTTTCCTAATTGCCTTCCATACACCCACCCTTTAACCATCCCTCACACCCTTTGAGAACCATCccccttcttctttctcaaactTTTGCGTTATAACGCTTTTCCATAGGGACTCCCTCTCAGTtgcaaatctccaactccacttATCAAGGAGGTTTAAAGTGGAGAGATTTATAATGTCAAGGCCCCTatggttctttttattttttatttgtgcaAGCTATGGACCAATTGACCAAATGGAGTTTTTTTCACAGAAGTGATCCCACCCTAGAGCAAATTTCTTTGAATCTGCTCTAATCTTAAAACCACCTTTTTTGGAGTGATGAACAAAGATAAGAAACAAATTGGCAGGCTCGACATTGTACTTTTAATCGGCAAGTCTCCCTCTTTTGAATAGATATTACCTCTTACACATAAAGGGCCTTCTTTGGAATCTTTCCTCCATCACGTCCTGAACCTTGATTACTTTGAAAGGGGATCCCAAAGGCAAAcctaaatattgttttttttttataggtaaagaaAAGATCTATTGAAAAGAGGTGCCAAAAGAGCGACTCAAGGCAAAGGCAAAAGAAGCGCCAAAAGAGGCTCCGAAGGCAAACCTAAATATGTAGCGGGTAGATTCCCCCACCCGACATTCAGTGTAGCAGTTTGAGCCTCCACATTTTCAACTCCctcaatcaaaatcaattcacaTTTATCCACGTTTTTCAATCCAGAtattgcctcaaaccacataaaagACCAATTCATATACACTAATTGCTCTTGGTTAGTGTCACAAATGATTAGGGTATCATCAGCAAACCCTTTCCTCAGCCCTCCATAAATAGGCGGGCTTTGTCAATTATAGTAAAATTTATAAGTATGCATATGAACACACAAATGGGTGCTTTGGGAAGGACGGTGAATGCAGAAATGCACCAAAACCAGAATTTTCAATGTGAAAAGCAAACTCACCAAATAAGGGCGCAGATCTCGCATATGATTGCAATgattgttaaaattttattatggaTCTGCAAGACAGAGTGGAGGAAGTAATAAGTTCTTTGCACAGTCAATTAACAATACCATGAACATGAAAACGATGCCAAAATTGTTTCCACCATTGAGacataattaaaaagaaagctGATATGAGGGACCAGGATGGGGACACATGGACATGGTACAATGAAAGAAGGGGCTTTCTAATTCACCAAGTGATTTCGATTACATGCAATTTCAAAATGTTGACCCAATTGTCTATGTGTTGTGTCTCACACATCTGCTTGGATGGTTGAAACAAAAGCAGATGGTTTATAAATCCAAAGCAGAATTTTATTCTCAAGAGTTCCCCACATAAGAACTTCCCAGACTTTCACATGTAATTTCAACTTTTCTACATTAACTAGGGACATTAGTGTTGTTTGAATATGCTATTTGATAAAGATTGCAGACTTACCCAGAGAGCACAAATGAGGGCTATAACAACAAACCCGATGTAAATAGCTGTTGCATAGATACGGACAGGATCAAACATCATTCTTATTTGTTGTACAGGCCCAATTAGGAAGGCTGTGCTGTCACATAGAAATACAATTTAGCACCTGGAAACCTCAAAGAGAATATAAACAGTCAAATTAGACTTCAAAACATCATAGGAAAGATTTTGATATGTACATCACCACTTCTATTTGACTGTAAACATATACTTGTATGTCTATAGAAGTCATTTTCTATACTTCATGATAAGTCAGCAACTTGGCAACCTACCTTCCAACAGCAAGCAAGTTGCCAAAGGTGAACAATACTGCAAATTTGATGGGTTTAGCAAAAACAATCAATGACTGCAAAATAATCACGAGGTAAAGGAGATGTTAGATGGCAACAACAATCACATTTGAAATTCTAAACTCTCATAATggggaaaaataataattgccTTATACATTTCTTTAGTACTTCAATTCAAAATGTGCACCATTAAAACTCCTCTTCCCAGAACAAGGAAATCATACAAGACtcacaaaaaccaaaaaaatcacataaaataGAAGTTCACAACTCATCCACATCAAGAACAATATTCTGAGGTAGAGGGCTACAATTCTCCCTCTCCTCATTCACTTGTGAAATATTGTTTCTCATTTATTGTActaaatccaattttaattagtcaaactttttgaaaatgagtcaattaaaatgaaacaaacatACATATGAATAATCAAGGTAAAACAAACGCATGATTTTCTCTATCGATACAAGTCATTTCATTGAATTGGATCGGTTTACCCGACACTTGAACTCAGATTGCACCCAGCCAACTCGCACCTCTATTAGGCTCTTAAATTGCATTAATTCTCATGAGCAGAGCTAACAAAGATTTTCCCCAAACCAAAGTATTCCTATGCTCCGAATAAAATTCCTAAAATCCGAACTTTTTGTTCCTAACTAAATTCATTGTTTCTAGTCAAGAGACATATATTATCACAATATAAGCACAAAATTATACACAAAACCCAATGtgataattcaatttttcatgGCAGCATCAGAAGCACATTCCTAAAAACAATTCCcagtaatataataatattttttttttttaatttccaatttatattaagttttttaaCACGGGCTaataccccaaaaaaaaaaaaaaaaagaaaagaaaagaaaaaatttacgAAAAGAATGGGATAAGTTGGTGGTACCAGGAGCATACAAGCGAAACCAGCAACCAAACAAGCTGCAAACCCGTACATTCTCTGCTCAAAAAAGAACGCAAAACAAAAAtcagtatgaatgaaaaaaaaaaaaaattgagatgaaAGGGAGTGAATTTTTTTACAGTACTTGCACTGGAGAGAGATTGCAAAGGCCATCGGAGTCTTCCAAGTACTCTTCTCGATCTTCTTCATTTCCTCCCAAAATCGATTGACCAAGATTCCACATTTTCGCTCTGATGTGGTAGAGAAAGTGAGACTCTGAACCTAAAGGTTGAGTCTGGATCTGGTGCGGAAGTGGCAACTGCTTTTAGTGGAGCCCACCAATAAATGTTCTCCACGTTGCAAAGGATCTACAATTTTCAAACGTGGCAAGAATTTATTGCCTTGCTTGTTTAGCCGATATTGTGAATACTCACCTGATAAAAGTTACTTATGGTCAGGCTttcaaacgacgtcgttttctAGGATCTTCAGCGGAAGCGGCAACGGGTTCAGTGAACATCACCAACTATAAATGTCCACGTGGCAAAATTTATATCgcaaaagtaattttttttcttacgtGGCAAGCAATAACTCCCACGAGCCCTCGCACGGCGTCGTTTTTGCTCTGTCTAAAGGAACTATTTGAAACGTGGCAATATATTATTGGGACTTGTTGTTCAGCAGGTCTCATGCCTTGTTTACCTGATGGGAACTCTATTAGTCCCGAGTCCCGACAAATAACGACCTCTCAGGACGACGTCGTTTCACTTAGGTCCAGTGTGGAAGTGGCAATGGTTAGAGCGGAGTTAAAAGCAATGAAAGCTCTCCACGTAGATAAAACGAACAAAAATTAGAGCATAAGGAAGGGCTCTTCGGGTATTTCGACGCCCATATTAAACGCGGCGAGAAATTATTGGTTAATGTGAGATGGATTACGACTGCCTCCAAACGAGtccaaacgacgtcgttttcaaaatataaatcgAATTCATCTCCTCCCCTTTGAAAACCCCTCGCAGTGCAGAAAATCAGGGAGACAGAGAGAAACCCTAGGTCGATTGGCTTGGTTCCGGCGAACGAAGCCGGAGAGACTCACCCGACCTGTTGAAGATGTCGTCGACTCTACTGGAAGTTACTCGAGCGGGTCACGAAGAAATCGAGCGGCTTGAGCGGCTCATAGTGAAGGATCTGCAGAACGAGCCGGCTTCGAGCAAGGACCGCCTATTTCAGAGCCACAGAGTTCGAAATATGATCGACACCATCACCATTACGACAGAGAAACTCgtaattttctctcattttctcgaACCTTCGTTCTCTCgagaaagtataaaaaaattgttgcaaCCTTTGAGTTTTATGTGAATAAAGGTCCAGTTGTTGAACTAGGTGTTTTTTTATCTCTcgaaatttattgatttattgatttttttcttggttGATTTGAGGTACTTAGCTTGCGTTGGATGATTGATGCTTGTTTTTTAATTCCTGGAATACTTAGCAAAACAGaggagatgaaaagaaaatgcaagaaaagtTTTGGAATCCTGTGTCTTATGTGATTTGAGGTCCGGCAGTCATTCTAGGTTATGTTTTCTCCCAGAATTTGTTGATTTTTAGTCCACCAGTAGTACTAGATGTTTTGTTCTCTCGAAAtgtatttttgttaatattgatttttttttttttttggttgatttgAGGTACTTAGCTTGCGTTGGATGATTGATGCTTGTTTTTAATTTCCTGGAATACTTAGCAAAACTGAGGAGATGAAAAgggaatgaaagaaaagattGGAATCTTGTGATTTATGTGATTTGAGGTTCGGCAGTTGTACTAGGCTATGTTTACTCCCAAAatttgttgatatatatataaatgtgttGAAGAACTTTAATTTCCTGTCATTTTCTCTAACCTTCATCTGCGCAGATAACTAACTCAGAAACTgcaaagaaaatggaggaaactTTTTGCAACTACATGTTTAATGTGATTTTCGGTCCAGTAGTTTTACCggtgtttttttgttctttcacaagttattgatttttttattcttttttaaaatcttttctgTTTAGCTCAAACATGCTCAGCATCCATGTGGTCGCTGAGAAAtctattgattttctcatttcttttagTTGATGCTATTTAGCCGAAGGAGATGATTAATGTGTGTTCTGGATTTTCTTGGACATTTACCATCTATTTGATTGCTAAGCAAACTGGGGAAGAGCAATGAAAAAAGAAACTGGCCAATCTGACTATGTGTGATCTTTAGGTCTAGTATTTTTAGTAGATGTTTTTGttctctcaaaatttattgatttttttttttgttaagttgTGGAATTTAGGTTGCCATTGATGATTGATGCATGTTTTTGGATTTCCTTGTACTAAAATTGAGGAGATGAagagaaatgaaacaaaaattttgcAACCTTGTGTTTTATGTTATTTGAGGTCCAGTGGTGTTACTAGGTTATTTTTatccatatttattgatttttctttttcctttttttgtaaaACTTTTAGATGGAGGAAAAAACCGAAACTAACTTGTAGTTCCTgttattttctctaattttccTCTATAGAGAGAACTAAGGAACTGAAAAGAAAACGAAAGAAACTTTTTGCAACTACATGTTTAGGTCCAGTGATTTTACTAGGTGTTTTGTTATCTCAGTAGttattgattttcctttttctt contains these protein-coding regions:
- the LOC100258855 gene encoding uncharacterized protein LOC100258855; translation: MWNLGQSILGGNEEDREEYLEDSDGLCNLSPVQRMYGFAACLVAGFACMLLSLIVFAKPIKFAVLFTFGNLLAVGSTAFLIGPVQQIRMMFDPVRIYATAIYIGFVVIALICALWIHNKILTIIAIICEICALIWYSLSYIPFARGMVSRLTVHFFDTEI